A genome region from Triticum aestivum cultivar Chinese Spring chromosome 2B, IWGSC CS RefSeq v2.1, whole genome shotgun sequence includes the following:
- the LOC123043706 gene encoding peroxidase 2: MVSTSSLSTVLLLCLAMTASAQLSPTFYQTTCPNALATIKAAVTAAVNKENRMGASLLRLHFHDCFVQGCDASVLLSGMEQNAIPNVMSLRGFEVIDSIKAQLETMCKQTVSCADILTVAAPDSVVALGGPSWTVPLGRRDSTNANEAAANNELPPPFFDLVNLTQSFGDKGFTVTDMVALSGAHTIGQAQCQNFRDRLYNETNINSGFATSLKANCPQPTGSGDRNLANLDVSTPYSFDNAYYSNLKSQKGLLHSDQVLFTGTGGGTDNIVNNFASTPAAFSSAFASAMVKMGNLSPLSGSQGQVRLSCSKVN; this comes from the exons ATGGTCTCTACTTCGTCTCTATCAACCGTGTTGCTCTTGTGCCTGGCCATGACGGCGTCGGCGCAGCTGTCGCCGACGTTCTACCAAACGACGTGCCCGAACGCTCTGGCCACCATCAAGGCCGCCGTGACGGCCGCCGTGAACAAGGAGAACCGCATGGGCGCGTCACTGCTCCGGCTgcacttccacgactgcttcgtccaA GGTTGTGACGCGTCTGTTCTGCTATCTGGCATGGAACAAAACGCTATCCCGAACGTGATGTCGCTGCGAGGCTTCGAAGTCATCGACAGCATCAAGGCGCAGCTGGAGACCATGTGCAAGCAGaccgtctcctgcgccgacatcctcaccgtcgccgccccagACTCCGTCGTCGCC CTGGGAGGGCCTTCGTGGACAGTTCCTCTGGGAAGGAGGGACTCCACCAACGCAAACGAAGCGGCGGCGAACAACGAGCTACCTCCCCCATTCTTCGACCTCGTTAACCTCACCCAGTCCTTCGGTGACAAGGGCTTCACCGTGACCgacatggtcgccctctccggcgCCCACACTATTGGGCAGGCGCAGTGCCAGAACTTCAGGGACAGACTCTACAACGAGACCAACATCAACTCCGGCTTCGCGACGTCGCTCAAAGCCAACTGCCCCCAGCCGACCGGCTCCGGCGACCGCAACCTGGCCAATCTGGACGTGTCGACCCCATACTCCTTTGACAACGCTTACTACAGCAACCTCAAGTCCCAGAAGGGGCTCCTGCACTCCGACCAGGTCCTATTcacgggcaccggcggcggcacCGACAACATCGTCAACAACTTCGCAAGCACCCCAGCGGCGTTCAGCAGCGCCTTCGCCTCGGCCATGGTGAAGATGGGGAACCTTAGCCCGTTGAGCGGCTCGCAGGGCCAGGTCAGGCTCAGCTGCTCCAAGGTGAATTAA